Proteins found in one Magnolia sinica isolate HGM2019 chromosome 5, MsV1, whole genome shotgun sequence genomic segment:
- the LOC131246990 gene encoding uncharacterized protein LOC131246990: MLHWKEKVADKLSRFLADSPSSSSHATPKDSPSSPVVRPEPKVLFFDLRSLIFHLIFEIERRGNGKAKGRSPFHRLPCRVCHFPSLELGLAFPFIWKLGLAFRPRSAIVEEDKMLHWKEKVADKLSRFLADSPSSSSHATPKDSPSSPVVRPEPKVLPFPKEELYRPESASFPTVLLSLIPTVSPGLGRKSSKFTGQRESSSSSRRLLPSKWSSKRFSWKDRSLDHEAEFGHEQGGYETLEFCEEEDDHVSERNGDSSEKTEETSTSANLTKFPPDTTEESSFISSDLYEFLQSTLPNIVKGCQWVLLYSTMKHGISLRTLLRKSGDLAGPCLLIAGDMQGAIFGGLLECPLNPTAKRKYQGTNQTFVFTTIYGEPRLFRATGANRYYYLCLNDLLALGGGDSFALCLDGDLLHGTSGPCETFGNLCLAHNPEFELKNVELWGFTHSTRYLM; this comes from the exons ATGCTCCATTGGAAAGAAAAGGTTGCAGACAAACTTTCCCGCTTCCTTGCAGATTCGCCCTCCTCTTCCTCCCACGCCACTCCTAAGGACTCGCCATCGTCTCCTGTCGTTCGACCCGAACCTAAGGTCCTTTTCTTCGATCTCAGATCTTTGATCTTTCATCTTATATTCGAAAT AGAAAGGAGAGGAAATGGAAAAGCAAAAGGTCGTTCCCCTTTCCACCGTCTTCCCTGTCGTGTCTGTCATTTCCCTTCCCTTGAATTAGGGCTTGCTTTTCCTTTCATATGGAAATTAGGGTTAGCGTTTCGGCCTCGTTCCGCCATTGTTGAAGAAGACAAGATGCTCCATTGGAAAGAAAAGGTTGCAGACAAACTTTCCCGCTTCCTTGCAGATTCGCCCTCCTCTTCCTCCCACGCCACTCCTAAGGACTCGCCATCGTCTCCTGTCGTTCGACCCGAACCTAAG GTCTTACCTTTCCCTAAAGAGGAACTATACCGTCCTGAGTCAGCTTCTTTTCCGACAGTGCTTTTATCTCTTATCCCTACGGTAAGCCCTGGTCTTGGACGGAAATCGAGCAAGTTCACTGGTCAGCGtgaatcatcatcttcatcacgTCGTTTGCTTCCTAGTAAATGGAGCAGTAAGCGTTTTTCTTGGAAAGATAGATCATTGGATCATGAAGCAGAATTTGGACATGAACAAGGGGGTTACGAAACCCTTGAGttttgtgaagaagaagatgaccaTGTTTCTGAAAGGAACGGTGATAGTTCTGAGAAAACTGAAGAAACATCCACCTCAGCTAATTTAACCAAGTTTCCTCCAGATACTACAGAAGAATCCTCATTTATATCCTCAGATTTGTACGAGTTTTTGCAATCAACCCTTCCGAATATAGTGAAAGGGTGCCAATGGGTCTTGTTGTATAG TACGATGAAACATGGTATATCACTTCGTACACTTCTTCGTAAGAGTGGTGACCTTGCGGGACCCTGTTTATTG ATTGCTGGGGATATGCAAGGTGCTATATTTGGTGGGCTGTTAGAATGCCCCCTAAACCCTACAGCAAAAAGAAAATATCAA GGGACAAACCAAACATTTGTATTCACAACAATATATGGTGAACCAAGGTTATTTAGAGCAACTG GTGCAAACAGGTACTACTATTTATGTTTGAACGACTTACTGGCACTTGGTGGGGGCGACAGCTTTGCATTATGCTTGGATGGGGATTT GTTGCATGGAACAAGTGGGCCTTGTGAGACTTTTGGGAACTTGTGCTTGGCTCATAATCCGGAGTTCGAGTTGAAGAATGTTGAG TTGTGGGGGTTCACGCACTCAACACGTTACCTTATGTGA